The genomic segment AACTTGTTTTGTTCGCCGTGGCAATATTTGTTGGGAAACGGAAGATCATACCGACTTACTAAAAATAGGCATGATCAGTTTGATCATTGCCAATATATTATTGGTGAGCGGTTGGGCGATTTATCGTTGGAATAGTAAACGTAAAGAGCTAAGAGCACGTATGTTAGTGCTGCAAATTTTAACTCACGAATTGCGTACACCTATCGCCAGTTTATCACTGACGGTCGAAGGCTTTAGGCGAGAGTTTGAGCAATTGCCTGAAAGTGTTTATGATGAATTTCGACGTCTGTGTGAAGACACCCGCCGCCTTCGACAACTTGCAGAAGCGAGCAAGGACTATTTACAATCTGACAATAAACCATTAGCCACCGAATGGTTACCTTCTGTACAAGAGTGGTTAAGCTTTAAAGCAGAAGAAGAATTTGATGGTCAAGTGGCGATAAATCTCGATCAAGACCGAGCGGTTAAAGTGAATATTTATTGGTTGGGCACTTGTATCGATAACCTAATTAAAAATGCCATTAAATATGGTGTCGCACCCGTCACCATTAATGTTAAAACAGCCAATGGACAACTGCGAATCGAAGTACAAGATCAGGGTCAACTGACCGAAAAGGACTGGCGTCAATTACGCCAACCTTTCGTTAGTCAAGCAGGCTTAGGTCTTGGGCTTACCATCGTCGAATCTATGGTAGGACGCATGGGTGGTAAACTCACTCTTGTTGGTCCACCAACTACTTTTATATTGGAGATACCTTGTGAAACAGACACTGCTGCTTGTTGAAGACGACAAAAACCTTGCCGATGGCTTGCTTGTAAGCCT from the Vibrio hippocampi genome contains:
- the vxrA gene encoding sensor histidine kinase VxrA, producing the protein MAESLPERIDNFVGQFDYTNANASYDVRIIQADYPTQLLMPESMLPQTTKYPLKEVQQLYHLAQNCSGPLPLSPLITEPLVFTRAICNGRELAQRWFARSGLIHPGGGTYAARYINSHPEQKYVLEQYMHIKERDQAPMNSLLGRLQTMGESTVISLIRGSTMFVENEELWIRRGERYYLFSAEVWHANAQDSGLRFKLASNSETCFVRRGNICWETEDHTDLLKIGMISLIIANILLVSGWAIYRWNSKRKELRARMLVLQILTHELRTPIASLSLTVEGFRREFEQLPESVYDEFRRLCEDTRRLRQLAEASKDYLQSDNKPLATEWLPSVQEWLSFKAEEEFDGQVAINLDQDRAVKVNIYWLGTCIDNLIKNAIKYGVAPVTINVKTANGQLRIEVQDQGQLTEKDWRQLRQPFVSQAGLGLGLTIVESMVGRMGGKLTLVGPPTTFILEIPCETDTAAC